The Balearica regulorum gibbericeps isolate bBalReg1 chromosome 32, bBalReg1.pri, whole genome shotgun sequence genome segment AGCATCCTCCTTAGCTCAGGGCTCATTATTTTTTGGCAGGGTGAAAGGTGGAAGACAGAGAAATGGGAAATGAATGAAAGGAATCACACGCAGGATCACCCACTGTGCCAGGAGCAGCCAGCTCTTACCCTCAGCTCTGTGATTTTCTCCTCCTCGTTGGATTTCTGCTTCAGGACCACATCCAGCTTCTTCTTCAGCGGCTCCAGGTGGCTCTGTAGTTTGTTCTGAGAGAAAGAAACACATCTCAGATATCCCTCCTTCCATCCCTAACTCTGTGGCAgggctgaaaacaaaacctcctGCCCAGATTTCAGACCACTTCCACTTTCCGTAAGTGCTCATTCTAGGAGCTGCTTTTAATTAGCAAGTCAAAAATCCTGCCCCACTCAGATCGGGGAACATCCACAGACGCTGGATCTGTAGTCACCAAGCGCAGGCTGTTTGACGTGTGGCTCGAGCCATCGTGAATGCGTCCTGCTGGACTGGTGTCAGGACCCAGAGAGGGATCTGTGCTTCTAAACTCAGCACAAACCTAGGGCAGGCTTAGTCCATCCATTCAGGCTGTGCCTTTTGGTAGCAGCGTGGTCCTAGATCAGCTtaagccaaaaccaaacccactaTCTACTTAATCAGGTGTGATTCCCTGCACTAAATAAGCTTtggcatttccaaaaaaaaaataaaaccaaaaccaacccaaaacccaaccccttCTGCCTTGCTGCCCTTCCAGGACACTCCCTCTGCcctttagaaattatttttctctgcttcctcaagtatttgcagcatttttcccactgcaaagaaaaggggaaaacgGACTGAGCCGACCCAAGATCAAACAGTGCTGCTGGCCACATTCTGACAACCTGCCACGAAACAGCCCGACGCAGGGACAGGACACCCTGTCAtcatctttcccttctctccaaacCTTCTCCCAGCtaccaacccccccaaaaaatcttTGGGGGCTCAAAGAGTTCCAACTCCAACAGGAGTTGCCAACACATCAGCCATGGCCAGATCTCCAGAGAGCTTCCAGTGAGGGAGGACGAGGTGAGAAGCAGCCACGTGTGGCAGCAACTCCTCCAAGATGCCTTTGGATattaaagaaaccaaaaaatctGCTCCTTTCTTCCAAAAGACCCCAAAAAGCCAGACATGATCTCAAAGCCACAAGAGATGGGGTAAGCAGCAGCCTGAAGGGTTCAGTGACCATGGCCCCCTGTCCTCCTGCTGCGCTTCATTTCAGGGTCCCCGGTTGCATCCGAGTGGGAAGCAACAGCTTTGAGACAGGAAAGCTGGCCTGTTAAAGCCCCTGACAAAGGGTCTCTGCCGCTGGGGAGTCGGGGTCAGGCTCTGAAGACCCTCAGGTGGGTACCACCTGGGCTCAGGTGAGGTGCAGACCCACCGCAGCCCGGAGGGGTTTCACCCAAAACCAGCCCGCTGGGACCAGTTGAGCTCACCCGCTTCTTGGTGGGACAATTTCTCCCCAATCCAGTCAGCTTTGCCTTTGTTACTGTCACCGCCTGGTCCCCAAACCTCCTCCCTGTGGTTAACCAGACCCTCCCCATCCAAACCAACCCAGCCACGGCTTCGTGGCTTCCCGGCCTCCTGCACCCCAACCCACTCAGCCCATTTGTGTCATgtcctccccccctcctctcaCCAAACCAGCCTGGCGAGACCCACCCGTACACCGCCTCCAACCCAACGCCGTCTGCCTGCCGCCAGCACGACCCAGCCTGTGCCGTCAGCTCCTGCTGGCTCCGACAGctccgttccccccccccccccaaaaactcCAAACCACCCCGTTATCCCAACCTCGAAATCTTTGTACCTTATAATCCTGCACAACCTCCTCGAGAGGGACGACGCTGTGATGCTTGTGGCTCCGTGACTCCCTGCACACCACGCAGATGGCTTGTTCATCCACCTCGCAGAAGAGCTTGAGGGGTTCCTGGTGCTTCTCGCACAGATTTGGTGGCCCCTGACCTCCCACCGCTACCAGGACCCCCGGGACTCCCACAGCGGCTCCCGAAACCGAGGGACCAGCGGCGGGCGGCGCAAGGcgctgggggtgggggtgcagcTGGCGGATGATTTGCACCATGTTGGCCAGCTGAAGGTTGGGTCGGAAATTCCTCTGGAAAAAGGTTTTTCGGCATTGTGGGCAGGTGAAGGTCTGGAGGCGTCGAGGCCGCGTGGCCAGGacagggggaggaggtgtctgcacctcttcttcctcttcctccacctcctcctcttcctccacatCTTCCTCCATCACATCCTCATCATAGTCCTCGTCCCCAAAGTAAAGCTCTCCCCTGACCCCACCGTCCCACATGTCCTCCTCCACGGGATCTTCCCAGAGATCGGCATCATCCTCTTCCTCGCTCCACatgtcttcttcctcctcctctgcaccgccctcctcctcctcctcctcctgctctacGTCCAGCTCATCCTCATCCAGctcatcctcctcatcctccagATCCTCCTCCAGCACGTCGCCCATCCCCACCTCTCCGCTGCCCACTGCCGTGGCCCCTGGGCCCACCTCGTACTCAGCCTCACCGCCCCACAGCTGCGAGATGCAGACGCGGCAGAAATTGTGCCCGCAACCGATGGAAACGGGGTCCACAAAATAGTCCAAGCAGATGGCACAAATGGCTTCCTCCTGCAGCGTCTCCACTGGATTCAGCCGCCCGCTGGAGCCCCCCGAAG includes the following:
- the TRIM41 gene encoding E3 ubiquitin-protein ligase TRIM41, translating into MAATAVLGDGVPSGGSSGRLNPVETLQEEAICAICLDYFVDPVSIGCGHNFCRVCISQLWGGEAEYEVGPGATAVGSGEVGMGDVLEEDLEDEEDELDEDELDVEQEEEEEEGGAEEEEEDMWSEEEDDADLWEDPVEEDMWDGGVRGELYFGDEDYDEDVMEEDVEEEEEVEEEEEEVQTPPPPVLATRPRRLQTFTCPQCRKTFFQRNFRPNLQLANMVQIIRQLHPHPQRLAPPAAGPSVSGAAVGVPGVLVAVGGQGPPNLCEKHQEPLKLFCEVDEQAICVVCRESRSHKHHSVVPLEEVVQDYKNKLQSHLEPLKKKLDVVLKQKSNEEEKITELRDKMKLEIKEFESDFEVLHQFLIGEQVLLLHQLEERYETLLARQSSNISQLEEQSAALSRLIAEAEDKSKQDGLQLLKDIKGTFIRCENIKFQEPEMVPVDVGKKYRNYFLQDVVMRKMEKVFSKVPQADVTLDPDTAHPRLSLSLDRRSVKLGERRQDLPDNPKRFDSDYCVLGSQGFTTGRHYWEVEVGGRRGWAVGAARETARRKEKTVGPHQKREIWCVGTNGKKYQALTATEQTALSPSERPRRFGVYLDYERGQLCFYNAESMTHIHTFNASFHERIFPFFRILAKGTRIKICA